In Thermoplasmata archaeon, one genomic interval encodes:
- a CDS encoding S26 family signal peptidase has translation MPRDDPEDDEAPLSAWKGLARDLLVAGLIVAIFLAAMYAYAGTWPPLVVVESCSMQHSGDPSCRNSESSLGVIDTGDMVFQQAAPTRSSVTTYVEGRGSGYSTYGDYGDVIIFNRPGNPTPVIHRPILYVTVYMDGTADALDIGNPSFRDWEATNSTGPTTDPHHLLTLTIHRMGFGGDLGITFNFPRDFARFAPRSGYITMGDHNAYAYCSIRKDPCQGTVPYDTQWMPQQPDVLGRARGELPWFGLLKLMLQPTDSCCPGGWGDSAAPNNSWNALLVSLIFLLALPFLLEIAGRAWTKYVGPHLPEIRWPWRRKARTSKDDRRDGDEPGRRAR, from the coding sequence ATGCCCCGAGACGACCCGGAGGACGACGAGGCCCCGCTCAGCGCGTGGAAGGGGCTCGCTCGAGATCTCCTCGTGGCCGGGCTCATCGTCGCGATCTTCCTCGCCGCGATGTACGCCTACGCGGGCACATGGCCGCCGCTCGTCGTCGTCGAGAGCTGCTCGATGCAGCACTCGGGCGACCCATCATGCAGAAACAGCGAATCGTCCCTCGGCGTGATCGACACGGGGGACATGGTGTTCCAGCAAGCGGCGCCGACCCGTTCGTCCGTGACGACGTACGTGGAAGGACGCGGGAGCGGCTATTCCACGTACGGGGACTACGGCGACGTCATCATTTTCAACCGGCCCGGGAACCCGACACCGGTCATCCACCGCCCAATCCTCTACGTCACCGTGTACATGGACGGCACCGCGGACGCGCTCGACATCGGAAACCCGTCCTTCAGGGACTGGGAAGCGACGAACAGCACCGGTCCGACGACGGATCCGCACCACCTGCTCACCCTCACGATCCACCGGATGGGCTTCGGCGGCGACCTCGGGATCACGTTCAACTTTCCCCGCGACTTCGCGCGGTTCGCGCCTCGGTCCGGATATATCACGATGGGGGACCACAACGCGTACGCGTACTGTTCCATCAGGAAGGATCCGTGCCAGGGCACCGTCCCGTACGACACGCAATGGATGCCGCAACAGCCCGACGTGCTCGGACGCGCCCGGGGGGAACTCCCGTGGTTCGGCCTGCTCAAGCTGATGCTGCAGCCGACGGACTCGTGCTGCCCCGGCGGCTGGGGCGATTCGGCCGCGCCGAACAATAGTTGGAACGCCCTGCTCGTCAGCCTGATCTTCCTCCTAGCGCTCCCGTTCCTCCTCGAGATCGCGGGCCGCGCGTGGACGAAGTACGTGGGCCCGCACCTGCCGGAGATCCGGTGGCCGTGGCGGCGGAAGGCGCGCACCTCCAAGGACGACCGCCGCGACGGGGACGAACCGGGACGTCGCGCGCGCTGA